A window from Lytechinus pictus isolate F3 Inbred chromosome 9, Lp3.0, whole genome shotgun sequence encodes these proteins:
- the LOC129268249 gene encoding uncharacterized protein LOC129268249 produces MGKLTCECLNINIHTKGDDLRPLDPTLLGLSIDQLRAPFFERDIAEVQLDLGGVTEEQKYLVHKTTVADWCIRTCVNCKIPAYATHATKGLERVLVNTRLVSDETRQDSIQSSAAFSTLYKVVLADSGEKSNSSSLVHPMTGNQEVIRKTVAQLQDHLNKYISREKLAMEERIRRYSEEQKAAFSQLQKRAYQDKNVMVGVILNAEERNLEDSLSDAMLDNTLTPPTTPISRPGTVQTRSSDKLASSVPASRAPMGKFTPSMAKSRPIPQQARRVPHSSIARSVPAHTTHREVTRTSSDADTMFDLEGFTQDEEPFFESDESSTDDNSLNDENVGAPVTRVHHEYATSVPISMPMWKKEKHSFEEEAEEKVPMPEPDHMVASMRALSFSVNDGTEMFGDLPRPRLNTAGEVPIKKGARRL; encoded by the exons ATGGGTAAACTAACCTGCGAGTGTCTGAACATCAACATTCACACCAAGGGAGATGACCTTCGACCTTTGGACCCCACCCTCCTTGGCCTGTCCATCGACCAACTGAGGGCGCCCTTCTTTGAACGTGACATCGCCGAGGTGCAGTTGGACTTGGGCGGAGTCACAGAG GAGCAGAAGTACCTTGTGCACAAGACAACAGTCGCAGACTGGTGTATCAGGACCTGTGTTAACTGCAAGATACCGGCTTACGCTACCCATGCAACCAAGGGCTTGGAAAGGGTGCTAGTTAACACCAGACTTGTG aGCGATGAGACGAGACAAGATAGTATCCAGTCATCGGCAGCGTTCTCAACGCTGTACAAAGTCGTCTTGGCGGATAGTGGAGAGAAATCAAACAGTTCATCATTAG TACATCCAATGACTGGTAACCAGGAGGTGATAAGAAAGACAGTAGCCCAGCTACAAGATCATCTCAACAAATATATCAGCAGAGAAAAACTAGCCATGGAAGAAAGAATAAG GAGATATAGTGAGGAACAAAAGGCAGCATTCAGCCAGCTGCAGAAGAGAGCATACCAGGATAAAAATGTTATGGTTGG TGTCATCCTAAATGCTGAAGAGAGAAACCTGGAAGACTCGCTATCAGATGCTATGTTGGACAATACCCTAACCCCACCTACCACGCCCATTTCAAGGCCTGGGACTGTACAAACTAGAT CATCAGACAAACTTGCCTCATCTGTACCAGCATCGAGAGCCCCTATGGGTAAATTCACTCCGTCCATGGCCAAGAGCCGACCCATCCCACAGCAAGCTAGAAGAGTACCG CATAGCAGTATTGCTAGATCCGTTCCTGCCCATACAACTCACCGTGAAGTCACAAGAACAAGCTCAGATGCAGACA cCATGTTTGATCTTGAAGGATTCACCCAAGACGAAGAACCTTTCTTTGAGTCTGATGAGAGCAGTACGGACG ATAATTCGCTGAATGATGAGAATGTTGGAGCACCGGTGACCAGAGTGCATCACGAGTATGCGACCTCCGTACCCATCTCCATGCCGATGTGGAAGAAGGAGAAGCACTCGTTCGAAGAGGAAGCGGAAGAGAAG gtCCCAATGCCAGAACCCGATCACATGGTTGCCAGTATGAGGGCGCTGTCATTCAGCGTCAACGACGGAACGGAGATGTTCGGCGACCTCCCGAGGCCGAGATTAAACACTGCCGGCGAGGTCCCGATCAAGAAAGGTGCGCGGAGATTGTAG